In Mangifera indica cultivar Alphonso chromosome 14, CATAS_Mindica_2.1, whole genome shotgun sequence, the DNA window CATCACTCTCAAATCGATTTCAAACTGACtcgattcaaattgaattcaatccTAATTTGGGAAAACATGACCATTATAGAAAAGTATGGGGAACATTCATTATGTATTCTCAACCATGAACCGTGAATAATCTTATACTACCATCAAAGCAGGTAAACAATACTACTCTTAAGATAACATGCGGAAAAGTTCCTGTCCgagataaaattacaaacagAATGTACCATATTATTAAACAGAGCAAGAAATAGCCTCAAACAAAATTGGACTACATACAAATTGTTATAACATTAATCTCTCGCTATAGACTCTCCTTCCGATAATGGAGCCTGATGCAAAGAATACTCCTCTGTAAATCTTACTCAGTTGTATGGCAGTTTAATGTCTTACCAGTCCTTCAAAGACAAAGAATGATCATCTTTGCAGAATGAGAATCGGTTCTGTGATTGCCGGCACTCCCAAAATATTCTATTATTCTTCCAGTGACTACATGAATACCTTCCTTAATCTATCGGCAGACATGGCCGCTCTTTTATTGGTTGGCTCCAACACCAGTGCATATTGAAAATCTGCAACAAAGAGTGCCATGCAGGCCAATGACATCAGTTCATGAGAGACTGGTACCAGATTACAAGTTCTGGGCCACAGCAGTCTAGGCAAATTCTTGTATTCTACAAGTCTGGGTTACACCTACACACCCTTGTCCAAGAATTGTAGTCCACAGGAAAAGGAAGAAGATTACCTGGCTCTCTGATAGAGAAATGACTTTTTTGGTTGAAAGGTTTCATTCACATCGCCTAAGGTTTGGCAGTGTCTGGAAATTTTCACTTTCTGGGTTTGTAAAATAGGTAGTGACTAGGGCTGTGAATGAACACTACTCATGGCTCAACTTGATTATCGTCGAGCAAAGATTGAGCTCCTCAAGTTTTATACCAGAGCCGAGCTTGAGTTCATTGATGTTAAGCTTGGTGAGTTTGTAGCTCAATTCGAGCATAATATATAAACCctcaaaagtttaaaatcttGCATTTTGACTATGGGAGGTAATTTGATAAATACACAAGTTATAggatttaaatgaaatttttttaaccatataCACTAATAATGTGTACTAATTTATATAGTAACGATGACGTATCATGATGTAATtagttgttttttaattaaaaatacggTAAGATCCAATCACAAAAAGACGTTATCATTAGTAcacaaattaatactcattattaatgcacataattttactctttcATAACATCACATTGCTCTTTCCTTCTAGGCTACTGTTTAGTAAGTATAAGTTCCATTAAATACTAAAGATGAGTAATCACTCACCTTCAACTGCCTCCGTATAGTAGCCAAGCATCTCTCTCGCTGTGCCTCTTCGCAAATAAGCTTTCACACACTACCAAaagattgaaaaaagaaaaacataaaaaaatggttattaTTCTCACGATATATAGATCATGATACAGCACAAAATATTAACGGCACCATCAAAATAAAACCCATATTGCTCAAATGCTGAGCAGATTGAAAAATTGCAAGTTAAGTCAAGAATCATGTCAGCTAGTCCAAGACCCGAGGGCCAGCGCTTAGCCTGAAAGAGTAGAACTGGCAGatagcaaaattaaaagaatttgcTTTATGAGTAAGTCACCTTTTTGTCAAGGTTTATAGCCTTCGTACAATCTGCTTCAGCTTGAAGGAAGCTGGAcagaaagaaataaatttaacaagCATATTTtgcaatatattaaaattagggaATTAACCATCAATAACACAACAATACCTCCCCAGCTCAAGATACGCTGCAGATCTGTTACTGTAATATGTTGCATTATTTCCATTGAGTTTGATAGCTTCTGTATAAAAGCTAATAGCCTTCTGccattgtttttctttataagCTTGGTTGCCCTAAATCAAatttagggaacaaatgaaaataatttgtgAAGTGAGATATGCCCTTTGTTTTGTCAATTAACCAAACCAATATTTAGAAAAAACAGCATAAATTCAGCATACTGTataggaagaaagaaaaagagaatgcACATAATCCAGAGGGCTTCCATTCCTAATATATCAAAgcaaaatatacatatacacacacgCACATCACCACCCAAGACCCAACTCTGATGCTGCTAATGACCTTGACTAACAAATAGCCATAATATGATGAATTACTCCACCAGATTAAGACAGATAATAACATATTTGTTAGGACTGAAAAGACCACGTTATGCCCCTCTATTTATTGTCTTGGAAGTCACTCCTGATGAAGAGGAAGACCAAGACTAAACAGCTTCTGCATgcaaatatagaaaatattatttgaaaccCCCCAAGGTAATAACTAAATCCAGATAAAGTCCccatcattttcaaaattactatGAACCCCATGTCTCACAGAGTCACTGAATTTTCATCCATGAAAATTGCATAGATGCTGAAAAGCCTTTTTACCCCTATTTGAAAATAGTATTAattaattcagaaaaaaaacacttaattttttaattaattgattataaaaacaaaaaacccaacCTCACCTCCTTCCTGCCTGCATACACCTTATCCAGGGAAAAGCaacccaccccaccccaccccaccctcCCACCCCAAAACCACTCATATTGCCCCTGCCAGCAATCCACCACCTTTTTCATCCCCTGACAAAACCACCTCTTTCCTCACTATCACATTTCAAATTACCCCACACAAATCCCAGCAACCCATCCCTCAAAATCCTCTCCCTTCCCTGTTTCCTCAAAATCCTCCCCCACCATTCATTGTCTCCTTGTAAAACCTAAAGGCCAATTGTTATTGCCACCACTACCATCTCAGCTGAAGTAATCACTCCTCTCCCCACTTCTCTCCTTCCACTCTAAACACCTCTCACCAAGACAACAGAAATCCACACAATCGGTAAACAGCTTTCAACATCTTTACCTGATGCGGATTGATAATAATATGATTTGGTGAAAGATGGACTTTGATGATAAAAGATGGTCATCTGATGAAAGATGAGTTTGATGATATAAGATAGGTGATTGGATGAAGGATGAATTTGATGATGAAATGGAAAGGGTGAGGCTCGGTGAATgttggttttcttctttttcaggtttttaatatatttgatttgtgatttttgtaatatttatattttccttattGTCTTTTTGAACTCATTATTGATTATTAACTATATaacattactattattattttatccccCACCCATAAATTTAACAGTATAGATATACTGTCTAACAGACAGCAGGGGTCTCAAAGTTATTTTGAAAACCACAGAGGGTTTATGCAGATTAAGGTATACCTCAAGGTGTTTAGAGTAATACTCTCTTCAAATAGATATTACAAAAACTCCTTAAGCAATCATAGTGCATCTAAAAGCAAGTATGGAATAATCACCAAATTGCAACAGGACTATTCAAAGCTCAAAACATAAGAACTTTATGTAagttcttttataaatattatcattatttaggAGAAATTTGCAACCAAAAAAAACACATTTAGCAcatctctttaaaaaaaaaggaaagaaagccAACTTCTTTGTATGGCAAAAAAATTgttcacaaagaaaatatagtcACAGAGTAAGCAGTACATCTCATTGCGGTCATATTTGTAACAACTGTATACTTTAAAGTTCtgaaaaattttgcatatgtaaaaacaaatatgataaaCTACCTTTTCTTTAGCAATCTCTGCAGACTGTTCCTTGTTGATAGCATtattcaaagatttggatgtcACCACAACATCAACCTGCTCTTGTAGAGACTTATACATATTCTGCAGAGTATCCAGCAAAAAACGATCATCCCCATGCTTGGCCACAAAGGAAACTGAAACTGGACAGTTGTCATGATATCCAAGTGGTACAGTAACctgaaaaataacaaagaaaaagttCAACGAAATTTGCATCAACTCTTTCATAATATAAGGAAAACCTAAACTAGCCATGCAATTCAATTTTGTTCCAAACAAGCCATTGAACAATGTAGGTCAGTCAATAGAGAGAATATTCCACCTGACAGCAACCTGATATAGTTGCAATACTCAGTAGACTGAACGCAGAGTTCTGATAATCCTCTGATAGTAACTCCTTCCCACCAACTTTCGGCGGAGGATAAGCAGTGGTAGGGATCACAAGTATTCTATCATCCTACACAAATACCACATACAACAAGTAGTGGTGCAGCATTAGCTAGAGAAAACAAAACAGCACCACCTCATCTATTAGCagaaaaacaaattatgaaTCTAAGGCCCTAACAATAAACAAGCAAACACATAAACATCTTTTTTCTTACTGGTAAAACTTAAAATGactaataaaatgatttctagGTAAGTATTGAACATTTGCACAGCAGGAAGATAGAAACAGGGGTAAAGACAAAGccaacaattttttcttatatgacCAACATGTAACTTTATTTTTCTTAGTACATGTCTCAAGAGGAGAGACAAGAAAAGAGTGGATAGCACTTTTCTATAAAAATTTCCTAAGGCAGATTCTGAAAAAAGGTTTCAAGTTACATTCTTCTAAGCCCTTTTCCGATTACGTCTGACCAATGTTCATTActccttttccctttttctacCATCAACACAAAAGACTTAGCATTAATTCCCACCCTTAAAGAGCAGTTATTTTCTCATAGATGTATTAACAAATGGAACAGGACAAAAGAAGCAAACAGTTTTCAAGAGTACACAGCCAATCAATCCCAGATATATTAGGTAAATACAGAAAACATGACCTATTCAGCaccaaaagtaaaaataatataagtttgTCATTACacttatacattaaaaaattatgtatacagaATTTAGCCAAAAGAAATACCTTCAAAAGAGAATTCATAGCAAAACGCATTTCATTCCTAACAGATTTGCAGTTTTCTATCTCTGTGGTTGATGTTTCCAGTGTGTCATATATTTGTGCTGAGATAGTGGGATCCAGCGTAGGCTTTACAGAGGTTATCCATTCCTCATGATTATATTTGAACTCGTTTCTGCATTTTAAAAGAGAGGCAACCCTTAGTTAACCCATTACCTGGTACAGAGAACAAAGCATCAAATCTACTCGTAATAATTAACGCATGTATGCAATATTGCATTATTCCTGACCTAGGTAGGTGTGAAAGACACATTTTGGTTAGGGGTaggataacaaaatttaattactcAAGTGACCTTAAAGCCAAAAAAGGATTTTAATCACCCACTCCATTGGATGCAAAACCCATCCAAACTAGTTCCGGAGAAGGCTAAATACGGCAGCCAACCAATAAATGATGTGATTAAACATCTCAACCCACATTTTCACCTTTAAACTAAACAGCAGTTGACTTCATAGAACAAACTGCAGGGACATAGATATCAGTTATTACAGGATGCGGAAAAAATCCACtaggaaaataaatttatatttgcacATAGATGCACTGTAAAAGAATAAGAATCCGTCAGTGGAAGAAAAACATATCCACTTCAGTAAGAATGACTGTTTCATCTCAGTATGAAAGTTTTCCCGTTGTATAACTTCAAACACATGCAtcatttactttttaatatttccaGCCCCACATCAATAATATTCAGTCAACCAAACTTCAAAATTACTGTTTTCTTAACccgaaaaattgaataaatgacAGCAATAAACGACTTCCCAGAATCTCCCACTGCACAACTCCACATCGCAATTGGAAGTTAAAAGTGCTCACGTAACACCACACCAGCACTAACTAATCATTTTGGCATGAGAAGAGAAAACTAAGCTTGCCAATCATGCCAACAAAGTagtaaaaacaaattcaaagattttataATCAAGTCAAGAGAGCGGTTTGCAAATGTGAAGGTCAGACCActatattacatttttcaaaatcatgTCAGCAAAAGCATTATTTTGCACACACCATCATGCACCACAAAACAATAACACTACAGAAGGAGAGCTCTAGCAGAGTCTAAcgatatttattttaaaaaacatgaaaactCACCTTTGAATAAATCGCATAATGTTCCCAAGCACCCTGATCGAAGAAGTTTTAACTTCACCATTTGTTTTATGAAACAATTTCAAGCTTGGAACGCTAGAAGAAAGATACTGCCcaagattttcatgtttcaacACTTGTCCTgaagaaaatcaataaaattaattcagaGAAATATGGGAGCACAAAAAGTATAAACTGAAAAGAGAGAAGCTAAAAGAACTCTCTGTGAAAAGAAATTTTGGCTTAAGGCATAGAACAGAAAAACTTACTTCCAAAAAGCTTCTCAGTTGACTTGGTTACCACTTGAACAATCCTGTCCACAGGGATTTTTGGTAGTTCAAAACAATCATCAGCTATAATAATTTGCCTCGGACTATGTTGAATTCCAGATGGAAGCTGCAGTAGCACATGGCCAACACGGCGAAGAACATTAGGATCCCCAGCAAACCATCCTGTACATGAATTCACCGgtgaaaaagtaatgaaattttaataaggACACTGGATACAATTACACAATCACACAGCAACAGCAACTGGTACAAAAAAGGCACATAAGCTTTGAAGCCTATTCAATTCCAGGAATGCTGGATAAAGACTAAAGAATATCAGTCGGGTGGGCAAAGAATGAACAACACAGCACAATAAATGCTTAAACTTTTTAGTCAAATTGTCAGCCAATACTagaattttaaggtttttttttttttttaatgtggaAGATATTCAGGAACTTATATCACATAAAAAACTACAAACCACAAAATTAATTACCCGTTTATGGTTAACTGGCACTAACAGTAAAAGACAAATTTCGGTCAGAATTCTCACATCAAATATACAAAAGTTTTGGTTTGAAACATTAGTAGAGGGCAACAAACAATGGTCTGAATTTcagaaagaaattatatattataaatttaattccaTATGCTTAATGCTCGCCATAGAAGAAATAATCGGCCAAGATCATCAATTGCATTATAATATCTGCTTTATTCGCATAGATGATCTTACACATTTATTTCTCAAGTAGCTGGCACTACACAtctagatttaaatttatatccaatCATCTGCATCTAATAGATATAGTTGTTTTGTAGTCAAGACCATACTTATTCACCACTGGATCTTTCtgtgtaaaatattatttcactcCAATGACTAGAACAACAGCATTCAAGCACAATCCTCATATAATCATATCAGGATCATCCTCACTAGAGAATTtaagtgtgtgtgtatatataagtttttagCTTTTGCTGTGAGAAAGCTACAttgaaattttgtcttttaatgtTAGTTGgtattaactaatttttaattgaagacCTTATCTTACGATTTATTTCATACTTCATCTAAAAATGCAAATCCATATATATAGCCAAGTTAATGATAAAGCATTAAATGTCTCTTTACAGGCGTTAAAAAGTATATTACGTTAATAGCCAATGAGGCCATGATTAGGCTTTATATGGCCCTTTCCTCTAGATATCACACATGCTTCGCTTAAGTAGCAAAGGCTTCCTAATTATGcctttttccaaaaaaaagTCTACACCTTGCTTTTTGTAAGCCATAAAAAAGTAGCATAGCTTCATTTCAGCCCCGACTTAGTACTCCCCTGTCTATTTTAACCCCTTCACTCTCCTTTagcatgtgtgtgtgtattgcTATCATCAGATAACTATAAGAGATAGAATTTTGCAATATTCAATGTGAgaaatttgactaaaattttgTCTTCTAATGTTTACTAGTGCAAAGGAATTGTAAATTGATGTTAGCTAACGAGATTCTTATCTTAAGCAAATGACAACATTATTAGCTAGCATCAATAAACACTAAAAGACAAATTTTCTCATATTGATGATGGCAAAGTCATGTCTTTCAACGTTAGTGAGAACTAGTAATCatgagaataaaatttaaaagagtagATATCCAcaccttaaaattttcataaatattataaaagataTTAACTTGTTTTAGCATGGCTAATGACAACCAAAACATCTACACGGCCTACAAAGTATTAATAGGAAACAACAACGGACATTTGCACTTATTATctcaaacaaaaacacaaaacatgAAGATGAGAAGTCATTTGGAATAAATTTGCAAATGgtcataacatttttttcttagatCATGTAGAATTTGACCAATACATACCAATGGTGTCAAGGCTTGTTGAAACAGGCATAGTTCCCATGTGAGAAACAGCCCCATGAGAGGATCGGAACCCTAGAATTCCACAAAATGAGGCTGGAATTCTCACTCCACCAATGGTATCAATACCTGACATAAGCGTATGTAAGAATCACTCTCCCAAATTTAACAaacttgtttaataaaatattaagaagtaaacaatataaaaaaaagcaGCACTGAGACATACTCGCACAATTCtaaagttaattaataaagCATGTAACACTAGCAATATCATATGAATAAACACAAAGTTCAGACTTTCCACAATTAGCATAGTAAAATATCCAATCTATCCCATTCTaagaaacacaaaattaaacaattaacatCAACATAGATTAGagatatagaaaatatattattgaatctTTGACATTATTACTGGCATTAAGAGCCAGATATGCTTgcatatacaaaaaaaaaaaatggtaggaAAGAGAAACTTTCATTGCTGAGAAAGTTTAACAACAACAAACAAGTTCTTGACCACATTGATATAATCCATTGTGTTATCAAAGCAATAATGCACATGCTAGGGATAGTAAGTAAaagatacaaaaagaaaaactcacCCAAAGAGAAGTCAACAAGTTTAGCTGCCACAGCCACAGCAGCCCCACTACATGATCCACCAGGTACTCGAGCGTGTGCTGCAGGATTAGTTGGTGTTCCATAATGCTTATTCACTCCATTTATACTGAAAATAacgaacccaaaaatgacacaAAAATTTAACACATACAACCGAGAACAAGAACAGAGTATTAAAATCCATCTGATAAATCAGTAAGTAATGACATAATTGTCTTTACTAACGGCTTATAAGTCCCCCCTGACTaagtgttcattttttttttttaattttcataatgcTTTCTAAACCAAAAACTGAACTTTTCAATCTTCAATGATGCAAAAAATCTACAATTAATAGCAATATGTCGAGACTTCAGTACTGCAATACTATTTTTGACCATTTCTCATGAACTTGACAATAAATTTCAAGCTCAAATACTAAAGCAATTAACAAAAACTACAAACCTATAAGCCAGATCATCCACCACTGTTTTACCAACGCATGTGGCCCCTCCTTCCACGAGAGTCGAAACCGCCGTAGCCGTTCTAGAAGCTGAACCACTTGTACTCGCCCACTCCGGATGGCCGAAACCAGTCACATAACCCTCAATATCAAATCTattaaacaaacacaaattaataaagtacaagaaagaatgaaaatatatcattattttacttcCAGACATCAACGAGAGAGCGTACAAGTCGGAGACAGCGAAGGTGAGAGAAGTGAGAGGATGAGGAGCCTTGGGCGGAGCAGGCGGAGGCGGAGGGAGAAGCTGAAGCTTCTCAACGAAGGCTCCGAAGTCTTCTTTAATGTTCTTTTTGAGCTTTTTAGTGACAAGGATAATTCCGGCGAGTCCGAGGCCGAGTAAAACCCAGAGATTAACAGCGTGAGAAGCCATGGCTGAAGTGAAACGAACATAAATCGccgatgaagaagaaagaaatttggACACGGCGAGTTTTTGAGTTGAGTGTGGGTTACCGAAACCTTTTTTTTTCGGGCGTAGGTTCCGAGATTTCTTGCATGGAACATGTTTGTTTGGTCCCCCTGCTTTGTTATAATTAACACCTCTCTTCgcaacttttttttaattttcatcttacatatattgatgatttattttacttattaacgAATTTTTCccctataattaaataataaaaatctcctttgattttttaaaaatcaaaattaactaAAGGTAGGATATTTAAGAAGGTGACGGCAgattttaaattcgaattaatattagactcaatttaaatttaaactataaaccCACATCAAtgtttaactcaattcaaatcctCTAATGTCACCTTtttcaaccaattttttttttatcattaacaatttttctttttcttctttaatattttattttttatttttttaaacaatttaaatttaatcctaaattaattattcttaatttaaacccAACTTAATTAGTTTAATCCGAATCcatctttgaaaaataatgtACTAAATATTTACTAActtctaataatataaattctaaaaactcATAAATGATACTTAATAACAGGAgaattctttttcatattttaaaattttttgaaagcCTTCTACTATTACATCAAAACCTTCTAGAACTCATATACAATTTGACATCTTGCTAGATTTAAATCGGTTCAACTCAAACACTGGCTATTCTAACTCAAGTTTTACTAATTTAAGCTAAATATCAAACTAAGACTAAATTAACAgagttcgaatccaaccctcaTTGCAAGACTTCCCTTCGATAAAGATGTCAATAATTCCAACCAAAGATTTGTTGAAGAGACTCTGATGGTAATACATGGTTGGATGTTTTTTGCTCGTTTCTTTGgttcaaacaaatttttttattgtacaATGTCAACACATACATAGAGATGTATTTCCAGAAAAAATCTTACAATTGCCTTTTAGATAGTAATAGTATTCATGAGCCTCCAAAGTGTCCCGAAATATGTTTCTGTATAAGACATGCACCAAGTGATTTTCAACCCATCTACACCATGAAGAcatgaattataaattacaaaGTTAAACAGAAATCCATGAATTGTAATACcataataattgtataaattgaattaaatttctatACAAATCTAAGTTCAAAATAATTGCAACCCAAATTAGAATATGTGAGCTCTAGCTAAGAATTCTAACCGCTTGAAACACTTTAAGACAGGAAATTAAACAATTCTGAAGGAAGGCATACCAGctttgattttcaataattcattAACTAAGCATTCAATTATGCCTGATAACTAAAAGATTCACAAGTAAAACTACAAGCCCCTCTTACACTACAACACTAAAGTTCTAAAAATAAGGAAATgcatgaaaataaaagaaactagATCATAATCCACCAATTTTTTACTCAAGTAGTAAGTAATCAAGTACGGAATCAGAACACAACAAAGCAGACCTTTAACTGCGTCGGATGCAAGGACACCCTCATGCAGATAAAGAACAACCTCCTTAGGAACCAAATTAGCCGGCAGCAGTTCCTTAGCATAGACCTCTTGAAACGACAGATACCACTCCAGCTGAGCGACGGCTGTACGAACCGGAATTGGCAATATTGCCGCCGATTGAGAGAAAGCGACGGTGGAAGGTAGTGGCCACCGAGGAAGTGGTGGTTTAAGCGAGGGCTCTGGAGAGTAATAATAATCTTCGCATCGCCATTGTCAAGAACTCAAGATCTCTAGGGTTTAGGTTGAGGATCCAAATGGACACATACAAACAAAATTTCTGTACGGCATATTATGTGTGAAAAACTAAATGTTTAACACCTCGAATGACACCTGAGCATTGATGAAACATTTCTTATCCTCCATGTTTAAAAAGTCCATTTGTCCCcctataaaattagatttgagtcaaattagaCCAAATCCAAATATACACttactcaaatttgatttgaattctaattatctaattctaacttaaaattattcaaactaattaaaaatattattaaaaattttaataacataaataatattactaatttaataAACAGTATCACAACGAGGCTAATACTCTTATCAGCAATAGAATAATGTTCTCAAATAATGATTCGAACTGAGCTCCTAATCATCTTCCTAAACTCATCAATCAATAATCATTATCATACAATCAAtaatatttggtttgattaaaattatataaacaaaaaaaatgtacttatttatatatagaaactaattaaatgatgtaattgtttcaataatattttattaacaacctacatgataaataatatataaaataattagattattatcttgatactttctttttaaattttaaaagattattaatataattttaatttaattataattttacacaTACTTAATACAAGTTTAACTTATTagggatatttaaataaaataatattttaatattattttattactttctaattaaatataataattatttataatatcaatttatccaaacatattattaatttataccaTTGACATTATGGCAAATAACCGTATCCTACCCAACTTTTGATGAACTGACAAATTTTTACACTTAAAATTCGAAAAAGTTAATTTCACACctctattaattttgttaacagaatctattattttgcttttataaaattgttaaaaaaaaaaaaaaaaacttaaactaaataaCTATTTGTCcccaaaatcttttaaaattatttgatactataatttatattaattctaataaaaaatcatttaaaaaataatacaaatataaataagaatgtTATTGatgtataattaatatttgaggtaaattataattttacaaaattttaaaattggttatgAATCGTTTAGAgtctttaaaattcaaaaaagtccgggttataaatattattatatcataatcaATTAGTGTTgtggtttatttaaaaaatatataaaataaatataatagttttgaAAACAATCCGAATTCTttgataaatttgttttcaacatcTGGGCAcgtgaatattttttttcctaccTCCTCAtgaatttataagattttattttattgacaaTATTTATTGGATAAAATATATTGCTATCccatgaaaatatgttttatcttttttagttaaaaaaattattcaaaatcattatatatcaatttatttgtattcatcaatcaatatctaattatttgtaCTTAAAAGTATTactgaataattatattaaagccaaaattttgtattagatATATAGCATAAGAATAAATAACCAATCACAAGAGGTATCTCTAACAACACTGTTAAAATATTGTATGTTTCAAATTTTGCCTGCCAAAAGAACACTTCTTATTCCTCTTCTCTACGGTACAATGTACGAAGCTTTTTTTCTACCTAAAAGCTATAGAAGGGGGCTTCTTTCTGTACATCATGTGAAAGTTTCCAT includes these proteins:
- the LOC123196679 gene encoding translocon at the outer membrane of chloroplasts 64-like — protein: MASHAVNLWVLLGLGLAGIILVTKKLKKNIKEDFGAFVEKLQLLPPPPPAPPKAPHPLTSLTFAVSDLFDIEGYVTGFGHPEWASTSGSASRTATAVSTLVEGGATCVGKTVVDDLAYSINGVNKHYGTPTNPAAHARVPGGSCSGAAVAVAAKLVDFSLGIDTIGGVRIPASFCGILGFRSSHGAVSHMGTMPVSTSLDTIGWFAGDPNVLRRVGHVLLQLPSGIQHSPRQIIIADDCFELPKIPVDRIVQVVTKSTEKLFGRQVLKHENLGQYLSSSVPSLKLFHKTNGEVKTSSIRVLGNIMRFIQRNEFKYNHEEWITSVKPTLDPTISAQIYDTLETSTTEIENCKSVRNEMRFAMNSLLKDDRILVIPTTAYPPPKVGGKELLSEDYQNSAFSLLSIATISGCCQVTVPLGYHDNCPVSVSFVAKHGDDRFLLDTLQNMYKSLQEQVDVVVTSKSLNNAINKEQSAEIAKEKGNQAYKEKQWQKAISFYTEAIKLNGNNATYYSNRSAAYLELGSFLQAEADCTKAINLDKKCVKAYLRRGTAREMLGYYTEAVEDFQYALVLEPTNKRAAMSADRLRKVFM